In Lycium barbarum isolate Lr01 chromosome 9, ASM1917538v2, whole genome shotgun sequence, the DNA window GCAAACATacattgaatagcaaacaaacatatattgaatagcaaacaaaacatatcggaaggaaatcaatgcgtcctattatgcaagggaccttttgtgccaaaggtaggcctagcgtggatttgaaggataacatatgtagtcatgtgtcattccagtgtgctattaattgaaagcccaaaacgaatacaatcccagtgcaaaagaaattattacaatcgctattgaacaagttaactaaaatgaagatggcccttcgtcgctcttgaacctcttggttgcccgaattgactgatcgatctttcggcgattctgggcaaggtatgacatagctagaacaccccctgttttgatgccttctttgatacaagtatcgccctgttcagccagaagtgtatccaactcttgcatactttgctcgtaactaagtgcttgctgcttccaattctctgcttccctttccttttccttaagttgcGCATGATGCTCGGCTTCAGAAACAAGACTTTTCTTACGCAATTGTCGGAGTAATATGCATGCTTCGGCTTCCCCATCCTTAATCCGATCTTTCAAACTAACACCGGGTTTGATTGATTCCTCCAAATCAGCGGCCAGCCATTCCACATAGTTGTCCTCGCACCCAGCTTGGTATCTATTTGGCTCAACTGAATCTGCTTTTGTGGTCTCTTTCAATTTCCACATGCGAATAacctcttttgcaaaaggaattttcccttctttgtaGTCAACATAGTAATGATTcatatctgccactaaaggtGTGTTTTGCTTCCTCCCTGATTGTCTCAAAACTCTCAGCGGGGCGTAAGGCTGCAAACCTCGAAGTCCTATCAAGACCAAAAATGGTACGATCTTCGTTCGAAACACCAAAACCTCGGACGGAAACCAACTAAACATCCATTGCATCGAGTCATCGTTCAAATGGCTAAGAAACTCTACCCACTCTTTCACACACTTTGGtttctcaaatgattttgctGTTAAGATAGCACCTGGAACGTGACCCAGAACGTGATTCTCACCCGTCGGCTTCTGGAACGCTAGACCCCCGTTGACTttctgaagatgttccatcagccaaatttgcagaagcaagttgcatccttcaaaatgcttatacccgcgcttacaacgccctaatgctcggtagatatctgccacgaccatagggaccagagtgtagtgtttcccgtcgatgccaccaaaaagagccttagttacaataacaagatgggtgtgaatgtcttttgtggttcctttaggaaatactatagtccctaaaaaacatactgcgaaagcgaagcaccgtttctgcttccaagagtcatatgagaagaattcatcctgatgatcgacgaaactcctttgataaccgaatctgtgatacaaatactcgagtggtatcatagacttctgcaaacattccacacctttaccctctctgaacccgaagctgtcagcaaattcttttggtaaaggttgcctcggaataatcatgccacaattttgccattttcttggtttacgtaataat includes these proteins:
- the LOC132611728 gene encoding uncharacterized protein LOC132611728, whose amino-acid sequence is MEHLQKVNGGLAFQKPTGENHVLGHVPGAILTAKSFEKPKCVKEWVEFLSHLNDDSMQWMFSWFPSEVLVFRTKIVPFLVLIGLRGLQPYAPLRVLRQSGRKQNTPLVADMNHYYVDYKEGKIPFAKEVIRMWKLKETTKADSVEPNRYQAGCEDNYVEWLAADLEESIKPGVSLKDRIKDGEAEACILLRQLRKKSLAATLPNLQSELEAAKAENLRLKVELADIVEKNRLLEADKAGIYRDNAHFISRLGELEATISQLRSELDSVKADAVRMAERHQQLKSESVNDKEKLRVVEQKAETRARISDKLKSKLEEAAEANNVLQAELESANQIQIVLLEERSKLETKFKKAEADLEETLKDVKTVDARSTILIDYERWKSQRVTLELVKKG